The DNA region AATAACATGCATCTTGCTTAGAAAAAACTCCTTCCTGACCTTTCAATAACAAAAGTAATTTCATGGCAGAGAACAGTATTTGTTTCATGTTCCATTGGCAATATACTGCTGGGCCTTCATTAAAACCAAAAGAAAAGTGTGTACATGTGTAGCAGGaaaatctttttgtttttttgtttttctcgaGCGGCCCTTCCTACACTTGTTGAGGCAAAGCATCATGCTGTGATTGCTTCACGTCACATGACCATATACATGCATGTTCAAACCAGGTCCATGCATATGGTGTTGGGAGGAAGGGAAAGGGGTAACAGAAATGAAGAGTCTCTGAATACAGAAAGTCTTTAAAATAAGAGAATAGTGAGTGATTAAATAGACTGCGACCTAAAAAGATGCCTGTGATCTAATCTTCTATAAATGTGCCAAAGGCAACATCTCATTGTggcttcaaattcaaaacagtaATTATTGGTGGCCATTAACACTTTGGCAAACTGCACAGGGAGGTTGTAGAGGAAAAAACAAAGGTGACAATAAAAAGGGAATGAGTTGGAGAGGAGGGGGGTGAGGTTGGGTGGGTGTGAGGGGGATTCAGCTAGATGGGGCTAAACTTTACCATCCGCCTTTTCCTGGCACACAGCGCTATCATCTGCAAAACTTCTGGTGCCTGAAATGTTACCATAGTCAAATATGGGCCCTTCCAGCAGAGTCACAATATCCATCCGGTTCACTTTAGTCAGGACAGCCGTCAGTGCATCCGCTacgaaaatataaataaatgtaacttatttgcTTCAGGAATATACTTCACAGTATGTGTAAGACAgcgaaagaaagaaattaaaggATTAtattacttccagaataaaaatgtcctgataatttattcagccctatgtcatccaagatgttcttcagTCCAAAaataattaaggtttttgaagtaaacattccaggatttttctccatatagaggacttcaatgggaactaacgggttgaaggtccaaactgcagtttcaatgcagcttcaaagggttctacacaatcccagctgaggactaagggtcttttctagtgaaTTGACTGATAATTTTCTTAAAGTAGTAAAAAatgcatatactttttaaccacaaatgctcatcttgcactagctttgcgAGGTGTGTCTACGAATTACggaatcatgttggaaaggtcgcACATGGTTAGttttttgtctgtgtacttcagttcaaaaaggtagggtagggcgacaAACtatatctcattttctcttccaattCCAAAACATCCGACAtcattgttttgccttttttttgtaaagggcatttgctTTCCTTTGCACTTTCGCTTTGTGAACACTAGgtctaaaaaaaaataacgcaAGACCTTTTGCATGAAGACgagttagtgcaagatgagcatttgtggttaaaaaagtatatacatttttttttttttttagaaaatgaccaatcgtttcactagacaagtACCCTATTTCTCGGATTGTGTATAGTCTTTTTAAGCTGCAATCAACCAGATGttccccattgaagtctactatacacagaaaaatcttggaatgttttcctcaaaaacctttatttcttttcgactgaagaaagaaagacatgaacatcttgggtgacatgggggtgagtaaattaccaggatttttttattctggaagtgaactaatcctttaataaaaaATAGGAGAGATGGACAGAAAATGATTCTCACTTGTGGCGTTTTTCCCATCCCGACTGACCCACTTCTTAAGGAGCATAAAGCTCTGGGCTGTGAGAGAGTTTGGGTTCTCTGTGCGGATGTGGTTTATCTCATCCACAGAAAAATTCATCTCTCGAGCCAGCTCtataaaacagaaaaacacatCACATTACAACTAGCTTTATCTGTGTACAGACAGCTAGTAAAGGAAGACTGTAAAGACTATTAAAAAGAACAATTGTACGTAACGTTTTTAAGACTTCCATTATTtgctaaattctgagtttaagaATTCCTGTTTCAAAGCTACGTAAACATTTGAAAatctaatcaaaataaaacagtgAGTCTTTTATAGCATGTTTTGAATTATGAATTCAAATTCAGAATTTAGAAAATAAATCCAGTTCTGCACTGCAATACCAAGCACAGGCACAAGAGGGCACCATAGCAGTGCTGTTTTGAGGATTGTTTGTCATTGATTAATgattaaatttaaaacattttaagtttCAGAAGGTCATTAGTAAATAATTAGTGCCTGGAAAGTAAAATTTAACTAATTTTTTCAGTCATATGGGGAAAAGTGTGTCTTGCCTGTCCAGCTCAGTCCCAGGTGATCAGCAACAATGGCCATCCGAAGGTCTGTTCTCTCACAGGGACTCTGTGGACCTGTCATGACATACAGAACACAAACATTACAAACATGATACTTATTCATTTCAAGTAAAAAAATCCAGatgacttccttcttttctgGCCAAAACaaggaaaaacaaaatttttCTCAGACAGAAGCTGTTATTGGGAGAGAAAAAACTAAAAGGGacatttttgaacagtactgtatttGGCTAGAAAAGTAAGAACAGACAGATAGTGAACTACAACGTTTCAGCTACACAGTTGGTGCTCTGATTGTGTATGTGAAACAAATCGTCCACAGCATCTATGCAGGCAAGAACTATGAGTTTACACAACagtataaaaaaatgaaaacaaaacattaacaaaagAGACTTTGTTGAGATGAGGCATGCAGACAACATAGTACTGTACATTTTTTCTAACAAAGTTGACAAACACTGAAGCAGGTATAAATTCCTCGACAATGTTCCTTTAACCAACCCAGCACAGATAGACTGCTCAGTGCCCCACCCCTCATTATTATGATCAATTATCTGTGGAAGGTAGGGGAGATCTGACAGGGACAGATACAGTAGGGTACAGTCACAGCACAGTGATGAGAGAATGACAAGAATGACAACTATTGTTCACGCCACAGGCAATCCAATCAGTCACAACGGCTCATGCAACTAAGGATCAAGTAAAGTTTTCAATAAAGTTTTACAAACTAGGCTTGATCTCCGCGACGGGGGGCGACCTGCGAGCCCCTTCGTTCTTACTGCCCTCCTTCCCTCCTCCAGTCCGCTTACTCCTCCTCCTCTCACTGCCCGCCGCCCTTGTGACCTTTGTCCTCGAGGGTGTGACCCCTCGGGAGGAGCCAGCGGAGAGGGAGGGCTGGGACTGAGAGGGGTCCGATAGTGAGGTGCTTCGTGATGTGCTGCTGTCCTCCTCCGATTGCGACTGCTCTCCCTGTGTCTGTTTCTCCTCGTCTGAAAGTCGTTCGGCCACCTTTATTGCTTCTCCGCTAACGTTCTTTAAGAACTCGATCGACTGCCTACACACCTCGCTAACTGAACCACCGGAAGCACCAGATGGCCTGTCTTTGAAAGGCAGCCTAGAGGGAACCACTGGTCTGACTGATCTCTCTGGCTCTGTGAGCTTACTCGACCTTGGAACTACCTGAGCTGTGACAGCTGAGTTAGCTGCACCATTTCTTTTGATGTCCTTGACAGGTATTCTAGACTTTGGCTCAGGCATTATGGATGCAGGATCTACTTTCCTTGCCTCTGGCCTCACAACCTGTTTAGGCTTCTGCTTccctgaactgagtgtgttaaaACTGAACCCTGCTGCCTTGACTGGGAGCCTAGACTTGGGCTGCCTGCTTTCTGAGACTACCTTAGTCTGAGGACTCTCAGCACTGGCTTTCTCCACTGATTCCCTGCAGAACTGAGCTTCTATTCTACTAGCTTTCTGCAAGGTGGGTTCAGAAGATGACTGCAAATTGAACACTACACTACCACACTGGATGTAATTTGCCTGCACATTGGAGGACTCtaaattattgttgttattgtagtTCTCTGATGGGTAATCTTTTCTGCTGGTCGGGGAAGAGTTAGTGCACCTGCTATCAAAGTGGCTTTCAGCTAATTGAGACTCCAAGCTAATGTATTCCGGCATCTGACTGTCTGAGGACTCAGTTTTAACATCAGTCAGTTCAGCTGAGCCAGGGTCTTTCTTTATAGTAATGGAAGCGGCGATGCCCATCTTAATGGGGGTGCGTAATTTGGGGTCGACCTTGGAGGCTGTGACAGTGCATGAGGTGGTGTCAGCGAATGGAGGTGCGTCCAGGCAGTCAGCACTGCCTTGCACTGTGCTGCCTCTGGAGGGTGTTAAATCTGTGGTTGCCTCTACCTTCCCCTCTACAGCTCTTTCCCCTGCCTTTGAGTGAGAGGCGACTACCCCCGCATTCCTGCCCCCTTTCCCCTTGTCCCCTGACTGCCCATCTGATGTATGCTCACCAATCTGGAAAAACTGAAGTCTCTCTTCAACAAAGTCCCTCTTGCTCATGTCAATAGCACCACTGCGGGTCATCTCAAACATCTTGCCCTCGTGGAAGGGGAAAGGGTTGGGCTCACTAGTTGGGGTGCTCTCATCTGTCGGGGTTCTTGCTGGAGTGGTATCCGGCGTGGTCGCTTGCGATTTGTCTTCCACTGACAAAGCACAGGGCTTCGGATCTTCATCTTTGTTTTTAGCATCGAAAGCTCCCTCCTCTCCCGCTTTACCAGACCATGGATCAAAATCCAAGCCTTTAGTAGCCACAGTTTTAAATGTAGTGTTTATGCTCTCCTCTAGTTGGTACTTATAATAATTGTCTGTAAAACCTTGTCTGTCTGGGTGTCTTCCCTCCAAAGAGTAGATTTTGTCCTCATTCTCATTGTCTGATTTTTTCCCAGATGACCTCTTGGTTTTTGCCTTTTCCCCTGATTCCTCATTTGGCGTGCTCTCCTCTTCAATCACTTCAAGTTTGCTCTGGCTGAAAGACCGATCTCCTGCTTTTCCCTCATTCGACAGGCTGGAGGTTTTAGGGTCACTCAGTCCATCGTCCTCATCTTGTAGGTCATACCCATCAAGAGAATCTATCTCAGTGGCATCTGTATCATGGGAAAATTCTGCAGTTGTTGCTATCGAGCAATCAGTGATAGACTGATCGTTTCCATTCTGTTCACATTCGACCTCTTCTCCTTTGACAATGCCGTTGATACCCGATTCCTTGGGGTGTGAGCCGTTTCTCTCTGGTTTCCTAggcttaacatgtttttcacactcctcagccattttgaatgtgtatttcttaAGGGGGGCAGGCTGAAAAACAGATTCATCATCACTAGAGTCACTGTTGTCAGCTCCAGGTGGAAGAGGGGAAGGAGGCTGGACTCTGATTACTGGCTCTGCAAGGAGATGTCTGTCATGTTCCTCTTGAAGGTTCACCTCCATCATCTCCGTTTCTGCTTCTGAGGAAGGACACGACCCCCTCTTTTCAGGGTCACCATGCTCAGTTTCTAAAGGTGGTGGTGGTGGGAACTCGATGTAAGCAATGCGTTTGTCTTTTGACCTTTTTCCATTCGagtcttgttttctttttgaaggCTCTGGCGACTGAGACTTGGCTTTTTCTGCTGGTACTTCTCTGAAAATGAATGTCTTAGGCTGCTCCTCTTCTTCTGACTCCTCTGGGATTGGGCTTGGCATGCCGGCCATGGAGCCGATGACAGGCTCAGGAGCTCTGGAATTCAGGTCATAGCTAACCTCCTCAGAGGTAGGTGTCTCGGGAGTGACCGGACTCTTCCCTGAACTATCCATAAATGTGACCTGCTCTAATGTGTCATCTTCAGGGCTTCCCTGTGGAGATGGCGGCTGTTTCTGTTTGACAGAATAAAACGCTCCTCGTGTTTCATGTACTGTCCTGCTCTCATGGCTCACAACTTTTTTGTAAGTGCTTAACTGGCCAGTAGCAGTTTCTTTCTCATACTGTTTACCTACTTGAATGCTGACATAGACAGGAAGAGGTTTAATATCAGCAGTGACACCTGGGGTCACTTTTTCGATAAACTCAACTTGGTTATCATCCACACCATTACAGACTATATTCACAATCTGCCTGCTAGAATCTGAGTTCACTACAGATGATACATCACTAGGTGATTTGCTAGCACCTGAATTAGGGTGCTGTGTATTTCTGGCTATGTGAGACCCTGTTCTTTCAGATTTTATGGAGGAATCTAACTTTAAAGTACTACTTTGATGATGGTCTATGAAACTAGATGAAACCCTAACAGGAATTTGTGATTCCGAGTTTTTTTTTAGAGCACCATTGCATTTTTCAGCATTACTAGGGTCTTCTCGAATTACAAGCTCTGTGTAAATGATCTTTTTAGTTGTTTCTTCTTTCGTCTCATTCTGTGAGTCATCCTTTTGCCTGTCATGCACTAGAGTATGAGTGAGCTTTGTCTTTTGGCCTTTCAGTTGCCCATTGCCATGGTTTTCCCAAGTTTTGTAAACTTTCCTGTCTTCACTGGCAATTTGCTCCTTACTGTAAACATTGTGGTGATCTTTCGGTGAAGAGTTATCTGACCTATTTCTCTGTCTTTCACTCTGCTGATTCTGGGCAAACACTTGAGCCTTTCGAACATTGTAACTGTGCCCACCCTCACTATCTTTTTTGGGGCTTCTCTCACTTTCTGAAGACTCTGTTGACTTTGGGGGATTCCCCCCTGCAAAAACTTGATAAACAGGTAGCTTACTTTCCTGCAGCTTCCTCACTGGGGATCCTGAATTGTGTCCCCACTGTGGACCTTTGTCTTGTTTCTGGGCCTCTGATTCAAATTTCATTCTTACTGAGCTAACCTTAGATGTTGAGGGCTGGAAATATTTAGACGATTCACTCACACTGCTTGCAGATGAGCTGTCTCCCTTTTTCGGGTCATCATTGTATCGAAGCAAGACTCGTCTTTCAGGACTGCTTGGTAGACTGGCACATTTTCTGTCATGGCAATCATACTTATCCCTAAACCTGTCTCTACTCCAGTCCTCTCCAGTACCTCCATTCCTATGCATTGACCTCTCTGGGCTACTACATGTTGAGCTGGGGCCAGAACGAGTCTCCCTTGCATCTTGTCTGCGATGCTTCTTTTCAGGGGACTGAAGCTCGTCATTCAGTTTTTCAGTTTTATCACGAAAGAACTGTGAGACTTCACTAAGTTTTTCCTCTGCCTCTTTGACAGTTCTGTCTACTCTGTCTCCATATTTGTGATTCTCTCTGCTTTTACTTTGCCCATCCTCAGAAACTCTCATCCAAATAGACTTTTTTGGACTATCAGGATCAGAAGCATACTGCAGCAAAGTGAGCTTGTCGTAATTGTCATCTTCTGATGATCTACCTGACCTATCAGGCTTTAGCATGAACTCTCTGATTGAGCTACCTTGTGTTCCCTCACCATAATATCGCGACCTGTCAATCACAGATTCATCTGAGTCTGAATGGGAAGAGTCAAATTTTTCTGACAGGAGCATTTTCTCTGCAAATTTGTATGATTCTCCCCTTGTTTCAGATGATTCATCATCATGATACTCCACTGACTGCTGACTAAGCAACTTCAAGGTCTTATCATCCTCCACAGAGACAGGCACGTGTATTCTGGAGTCCAGATAACAAGGAAGAGATTCTTCAGGTTCTATGCGGTCATGTTGCTCACTGCCCATCCTATTTTGCAGTTCTTTCATGCCACTTTTGCCCTGATATATGTACATTTCCTTCTCAGGGTGATTTTTTGTTTCTCTGATAATTACTTCAGTTGGTTCAGCTTTGTTGCCTTTCTCGATGTGAACCTCAATGATACGCTCGACCTTGGGCATTGGGTCTAGAGGTCTAACAGATGGATCTGCCCCTTCACTGCTGCTTTTGTGCTCAAACAAGCCTGTTAACTCTCTAGATGGATCCTTCCCAGATTGGAAGGCCTTCATTATGTCTCGTACAGACATGGTCTCCTCCATCCTCTCGGATGCAGTCTCTTTAACAGGCGGTTTGTGGTATACCATTCTTGTAGTGGTTGTTATGTGAGTTTCCTCTTTGACCCGCATACCTTTGCTCATCACATCATCCTCTGCATTGACTCTGGCTTGGTAAGCTTTAACTCTTTCTTTGATAGACCCACCAGGAGATCGAGGTTCAGTGTCTGCACATCGCAGTGGAGGCTTTGTCATTCTAGAATCTTCCAATGCTGGCTCCTTATGATCCTCTGGAGGCTCATAGCTCCTTATGACATGTACTACCTCGGTGCGTGTTTCAGTGATGACAGGAGGTATCTCCTGGAAGAGGCCTTTGGGCCCCATTCCTTCTGCACTTTGGGGGGCAGAGGGAGTTCTCTCACTGCGGGTTTCAAACCCACTGTCTGAAAGTGGACTCTTGTCTTGGTCATGGGACACGTCATCAGGAGAGTCCAGTGCTATTTCAGGGCCAAACAATGCATCGGCCAGCTTTGAAAGTTCTTTTTCTGAAGGTGAGGGGCGCATATTGTTTGGAGGCATTTTGAGCTTGTGCTCCTGTAGTGCCATTGCAGGTTTCAGGACACGTTTTTGTTTCTCCTCTCCTTCTCTCCTTGCTTCCTCAGTTCTCTGTTTAGCCTCTGCTATTTTAGAAAGAGAACTTGTGCCAATGTCATTTGTTAGGTAATCAACGACTTTAGCAAGGTTAAAATCTCTGTCAGATACTGGTTTTGTTTTGACTTGAGGGGCTAATGTTTCATATCGAGGAGGGCATCTCCATTCATTTTGTGGATTATCGTCTATGTCATCCTCTACGACATCTTTCTTGCTGGTTTTAATATTTGCCTTACTCTCTCTCAAAACATCCTTGCTAAGAATTTCACTGACTTTGACAAGATCCTGTTTGACTTTCTCTACAATCTTGAAAGGCTCCTCATCTTCCACTTTATGTTCCTTAGAGTCAGCATGATAACCTTTGGAGCTTGAATTTGTATCAGTTTGCAAAATTGCAGACATTCTGATTAAGTCCTCCTTCATTTCAGCCACGTCTTTTAGTATCTCCTGGCTATTTGACAGAGGGGATGAAGAGGTAGCAGATTTAATTGTTCCTGGGGACATGTGCATTGGAGTCTTGACAGGAGACAGAGTTCTGGCAAAAGAAGACTGAGTCTGGGCATTGACCTCTTGGGGCATGGCCTTTCTGGGGGACAGGAGAGCAGCTGTTGACATGGAGACTTCAGGGAGCTTTTTAAACTGGTGTTCTGGTAAGACATTTATAACGGAATAGACAGGGACTGTAATAGTGCTTGAAGTTACAGATGTGGTAGAATTCGGAGGGGATCTGAGGGAGGCATACAGTGAGCTGGATGCAGAGGAACGGATAGACTGGTAAGAGGATGAGGGAGTGGAGGACACTGACTTTAGTGTGCCATAGCCAGCAGAGCAGGAATTAAATGTTTTTTCCACTTCATCAAAGGCAGCATTTACACTTGTTGTTGCCGCATTGGTTGTGGCTTGAATTCTTTCCTGCAAGGTGCTGGTAAGATGGGTTGTTGGGGAGGAGGAGCGATATTTGGTTGGGGAAACCGTCCCATTGATCAGCGCAGCTGCTGTAGTGGCTGAGCCGGATTTCAATGGTGAGGAGAGGGATGACAGATATCCTCTGGCAGAGGCATCAGTGTTGGTTCTGACAGAGGAGAATCCCGGGACAGTTTTAATGGGGGAGCAGGTTGCTGGAGGGTTTGAGGTTACGACAGACTTATATGGCAAACTTGAGCTGTACATGTTTAGTGAAGACTTAGGTGAGGCTGGAGGAGTCATTGCAATGGACGATCT from Garra rufa chromosome 21, GarRuf1.0, whole genome shotgun sequence includes:
- the ank3a gene encoding ankyrin-3, yielding MAHAASQIKKNKDVDVNALEDEKERKRKSRKHSKEQKKKPDSNASYLRAARAGNLEKVLDYLKTGVDINICNQNGLNALHLASKEGHVDVVAELLKLGANVDAATKKGNTALHIASLAGQTEVVRELVTNGANVNAQSQNGFTPLYMAAQENHLDVVRFLLENNSSQSIATEDGFTPLAVALQQGHDQVVSLLLENDTKGKVRLPALHIAARKDDTKSAALLLQNDHNADVESKMMVNRTTESGFTPLHIAAHYGNINVATLLLNRGAAVDFMARNDITPLHVAAKRGNGNMVKLLLDRGAKIDAKTKDGLTPLHCGARSGHEQVVEMFLDRGAPILSKTKNGLSPLHMATQGDHLNCVQLLLQHNAPVDDVTNDYLTALHVAAHCGHYKVAKVIVDKKANPNAKALNGFTPLHIACKKNRVKVMELLLKHGASLQAVTESGLTPIHVAAFMGHENIVKQLTHHGASPNTTNVRGETALHMAARAGQADVVRYLLQNGAKVDIKAKDDQTALHIASRLGKLEIVQQLLQKGALPNAATTSGYTPLHLAAREGHQDIAALLLEQGTSLSAATKKGFTPLHVAAKYGQLEVANLLLQKKAAPDAAGKTGLTPLHVAAHYDNQRVALLLLDQGASPHSAAKNGYTPLHIAAKKNQLEIGTTLLEYGAECNTVTRQGISPLHLAAQEGSVDLVSLLLTKQANVNMGNKIGLTPLHLAAQDDRAAVAEVLLNHGGEIDAQTKSGYTALHVACHYGNMKMANFLLENQAKPNAKTKNGYTPLHQAAQQGHTHIINMLLQYGASPNELTVNGNTALSIARRLGYISVVDTLRGVTDENLTATPVTEKHKINVPETMNEFLDMSDDEAVKDHEAQADGEEGEDAMTGETEKYLRPQDLRELGDDSLPQEGYMGFSIGARSASLRSFSSDRSNTLNRSSFARDSMMIEEMLAPTKDTHLAVTREYNNECMRRYSWTPDTVDHSHNTVCSPVHSGFLVSFMVDARGGSMRGSRHDGMRIIIPPRKCPAPTRITCRLAKRHRLAYPPPMVEGEGLVSRLVEMGPAGAQFLGPVIVEIPHFGSMREKERELIVLRSDNGETWKEHHYDCKVTELTSILNGMDEEMDSPAELEKKRICRIITKDFPQYFAVVSRIKQESDYMGPEGGVLSSEAVPMVKAAFPQGALTKKIRVGLQAQPVPEDIVRIITGNRASFSPIVTVEPRRRKFHKPITMTIPVPPRSKEAVANGRKGEPAPCLRLLCSITGGTSPAQWEDITGTTPLSFVTDCVSFTTNVSARFWLADCQQISETVGLASQLYRELICVPYLAKFVVFAKMIDPIESRLRCFCMTDDKADKTLEQQENFEEVARSKDIEILEGKPIHVECYGNIAPLAKSGQQLIFNFYAFKENRLPFNVKVRDMGQEPCGRMSFLREPKIAKGLPQSAICNLNFTLPTHRKEMESDPDDENDKDRRHTFASLALRKRYSYLADPASKTAERGHNTTTPKTTPQPSGYAYKPVFTTRSYQAWATSSPVNVPCQTKSGFGSLSSSSSNTPSASPLRSVWSVNSASPIKSIIGGSPASSIKSASDIASPIRSYRTISSPIKTVVQGAQYPVQASPTLLSSPGKSAPDPVSLKGLTGLSARTSPVPPGTLLERSSIAMTPPASPKSSLNMYSSSLPYKSVVTSNPPATCSPIKTVPGFSSVRTNTDASARGYLSSLSSPLKSGSATTAAALINGTVSPTKYRSSSPTTHLTSTLQERIQATTNAATTSVNAAFDEVEKTFNSCSAGYGTLKSVSSTPSSSYQSIRSSASSSLYASLRSPPNSTTSVTSSTITVPVYSVINVLPEHQFKKLPEVSMSTAALLSPRKAMPQEVNAQTQSSFARTLSPVKTPMHMSPGTIKSATSSSPLSNSQEILKDVAEMKEDLIRMSAILQTDTNSSSKGYHADSKEHKVEDEEPFKIVEKVKQDLVKVSEILSKDVLRESKANIKTSKKDVVEDDIDDNPQNEWRCPPRYETLAPQVKTKPVSDRDFNLAKVVDYLTNDIGTSSLSKIAEAKQRTEEARREGEEKQKRVLKPAMALQEHKLKMPPNNMRPSPSEKELSKLADALFGPEIALDSPDDVSHDQDKSPLSDSGFETRSERTPSAPQSAEGMGPKGLFQEIPPVITETRTEVVHVIRSYEPPEDHKEPALEDSRMTKPPLRCADTEPRSPGGSIKERVKAYQARVNAEDDVMSKGMRVKEETHITTTTRMVYHKPPVKETASERMEETMSVRDIMKAFQSGKDPSRELTGLFEHKSSSEGADPSVRPLDPMPKVERIIEVHIEKGNKAEPTEVIIRETKNHPEKEMYIYQGKSGMKELQNRMGSEQHDRIEPEESLPCYLDSRIHVPVSVEDDKTLKLLSQQSVEYHDDESSETRGESYKFAEKMLLSEKFDSSHSDSDESVIDRSRYYGEGTQGSSIREFMLKPDRSGRSSEDDNYDKLTLLQYASDPDSPKKSIWMRVSEDGQSKSRENHKYGDRVDRTVKEAEEKLSEVSQFFRDKTEKLNDELQSPEKKHRRQDARETRSGPSSTCSSPERSMHRNGGTGEDWSRDRFRDKYDCHDRKCASLPSSPERRVLLRYNDDPKKGDSSSASSVSESSKYFQPSTSKVSSVRMKFESEAQKQDKGPQWGHNSGSPVRKLQESKLPVYQVFAGGNPPKSTESSESERSPKKDSEGGHSYNVRKAQVFAQNQQSERQRNRSDNSSPKDHHNVYSKEQIASEDRKVYKTWENHGNGQLKGQKTKLTHTLVHDRQKDDSQNETKEETTKKIIYTELVIREDPSNAEKCNGALKKNSESQIPVRVSSSFIDHHQSSTLKLDSSIKSERTGSHIARNTQHPNSGASKSPSDVSSVVNSDSSRQIVNIVCNGVDDNQVEFIEKVTPGVTADIKPLPVYVSIQVGKQYEKETATGQLSTYKKVVSHESRTVHETRGAFYSVKQKQPPSPQGSPEDDTLEQVTFMDSSGKSPVTPETPTSEEVSYDLNSRAPEPVIGSMAGMPSPIPEESEEEEQPKTFIFREVPAEKAKSQSPEPSKRKQDSNGKRSKDKRIAYIEFPPPPPLETEHGDPEKRGSCPSSEAETEMMEVNLQEEHDRHLLAEPVIRVQPPSPLPPGADNSDSSDDESVFQPAPLKKYTFKMAEECEKHVKPRKPERNGSHPKESGINGIVKGEEVECEQNGNDQSITDCSIATTAEFSHDTDATEIDSLDGYDLQDEDDGLSDPKTSSLSNEGKAGDRSFSQSKLEVIEEESTPNEESGEKAKTKRSSGKKSDNENEDKIYSLEGRHPDRQGFTDNYYKYQLEESINTTFKTVATKGLDFDPWSGKAGEEGAFDAKNKDEDPKPCALSVEDKSQATTPDTTPARTPTDESTPTSEPNPFPFHEGKMFEMTRSGAIDMSKRDFVEERLQFFQIGEHTSDGQSGDKGKGGRNAGVVASHSKAGERAVEGKVEATTDLTPSRGSTVQGSADCLDAPPFADTTSCTVTASKVDPKLRTPIKMGIAASITIKKDPGSAELTDVKTESSDSQMPEYISLESQLAESHFDSRCTNSSPTSRKDYPSENYNNNNNLESSNVQANYIQCGSVVFNLQSSSEPTLQKASRIEAQFCRESVEKASAESPQTKVVSESRQPKSRLPVKAAGFSFNTLSSGKQKPKQVVRPEARKVDPASIMPEPKSRIPVKDIKRNGAANSAVTAQVVPRSSKLTEPERSVRPVVPSRLPFKDRPSGASGGSVSEVCRQSIEFLKNVSGEAIKVAERLSDEEKQTQGEQSQSEEDSSTSRSTSLSDPSQSQPSLSAGSSRGVTPSRTKVTRAAGSERRRSKRTGGGKEGSKNEGARRSPPVAEIKPSPQSPCERTDLRMAIVADHLGLSWTELAREMNFSVDEINHIRTENPNSLTAQSFMLLKKWVSRDGKNATTDALTAVLTKVNRMDIVTLLEGPIFDYGNISGTRSFADDSAVCQEKADGYHNILAQLQSTTNPTPTTPPTCPSMSDDIEPILDLPFDPPPYCPSWGLERYNEDESVRITPARPSDLPLSRPVNQPHTISETTAEIHAHILSPDPHAQSQLPPDNPKLTTKLSAVTCDPDSHLTPELSPLDQPLNQSVCSVPLQSVPKTDPPMTRIEQDQLEQQGSQQKEQREENEKKKSFHSQQKSSPPVEQTDLTNKGKEEQEHKSPSSSLLPSPLEEPNINMRGREKAILTEIKGHDESPLRPWAEVLRESGSGGEEDEEEEAEKRQEQPEVTGGHVGEREREVNEEMTKEKVREVVRGVEQIESELCSLSAGWLTETSEQPASGRSHGSDYVERQDNSQENSSDSMTSSSRVDSGKPRQNGEHPNTMPRSSASQESANGVKAGAGKQEGALIAEHKVQQRLSTETGLDEERTVTTKVFRRRLILKGEEARNIPGESVSEEQFVDEDGNIITRKVIRKVICRVDTPTPENQGLGSQGDLATLGKSHVSLVPEIQTHLATHAEGEASKVRKKEEKRLERKHHS